In Labeo rohita strain BAU-BD-2019 unplaced genomic scaffold, IGBB_LRoh.1.0 scaffold_1508, whole genome shotgun sequence, the sequence tggcctggatgagtgtcGTCTGTCTCTGGATTTTCAGAGTTGTGTGAGGTTGAGTGATGTAAGTGAATTAGCCTCAGTGGACGTGCTGCTGATGAACCTCATTTTGGggaatctgcttccctctgctctcatctggatcacctccagaccagcagcagctgatctcATTCCCTCTGAGTGTGTCCATCGAGTGACAGAGGTACGAGGCTTCAGTGATccacagaaggaggaatacttcaggaagagaatcagtgatcagAATCTGGCCAATACAGTCATCACACACCTGAAGTCATCAAGGAGTCtccacatcatgtgccacatcccagtgttctgctggatctcagccactgtTCTAGAGAAGATGTTGAATGAAGCAGAGAGTGGAgagattcccaagactctcactcaaatgtacacacacttcctgatcATTCAAACCAACATCAAACACGAGAAAGACTATGAGAGGAAAGTCAAAGATGAAAATATTGGTAAACTGGGCAAACTGGCTTTTGAGCAGCTTGTGAAAGGCAACCTGATCTTCTATGAGGAAGACCTGAGAGAGTCTGGCATTGATgtgacagaagcatcagtgtactccggattgtgcactcagatcttcagagaggagTTTGGTTTGTTTCAGGGGAAATTTTtctgctttgttcatctgagcaTCCAGGAACATCTAGCAGCTCTATATGCACACCTCTCCTTTACAGACAAGAACAGAAATGTGTTTGACCAAACCAAACAAAGTGTCCtctctatattttttaaatggatgAGTTCATTATCTGGTCTGCATCAGAGTGCTGTGGATGAAGCTTTACAGAGTAAGAATGGGCATCTGGATCTTTTCCTGCGTTTTCTTCTGGGTCTCTCATTGGAGTCCAATCAGATTCTCTTACAAGAACTACTGACACACACAGGACGCTATTCCTACAACAAAGAGAAAACTGTTCAGTACATCAAGCAGAAGATCAAAGAGAATCGCTCTCCAGAGAGATCCATCAATCTTTTCCACTGTCTGAAAGAACTGGGTGATGATTCCCTGATGCAGGAGATCCAAGATTATCTGAAATCTGGACAAATACGAGAAACCAAACTCTCTTCTTCACAGTGGTCAGCTCTGGTTTATGTGTTACTGACATCAGATCAGCAGATGGATGTTTTTGATCTAAAACAGTTTATTGGAGCACAAAATACAGCAGATGAAGTTCTTCAGAAGCTGCTGCCTGTGGTTAAAGAATCCAGATCAGTTCTGTAAGTCACACTGACAGTAATCACTGCACTGATAAAATatgatcacatttattttaccatGTGCTTTCTTAAAACGGGAAGACCTGCTTACAGGGGCCATTTTCTTCCAAAGTTCTCGACTATTTGCTGATGTAGATTTGATCACTTGTCTGCATTATGGCCCTCTGTCTTGCTCAGTGGGGCCTTAAAAGTTTTGTATGAAACATTTGAGAATGTATTATTCAGTAGTCGTTATGTTCACTTTTTTTGTAGttctcatttttgttaatttaatttcagctggTGTCTGTTCATTATTTATGTTCTTTATCCTATACAGGTTGAGTgattgtggtgtcacagataaaggttgtgctgctctggcttcagctctgagattaaacccctcacacctgagagaactggatctgtTTGGAAATAAACTAGGAGCGTTAGCAGTGAATCTGCTCTCTGATCTACTGAAGGATCCTcactgtacactggaaaaactGAAGTAAGAGCATCTCTCTGAGAATCACACACACTGGTACACACAtagaaataataacaaatagtGTATAGTTGTAGTTCTGACAAGGATGTTGGTTTATCTATAGAGTTTTATCCACATATTAGGAAATATGCCAAGTGTAAAAGGAGAGGCAATACTGCATCATTCCTGCAACACTGCAAACATT encodes:
- the LOC127158437 gene encoding NLR family CARD domain-containing protein 3-like, whose translation is MEDQDTFSDGDISTGHRQRSKSSEFSCVSVKSNQSMDGPIEFKGRHTSTDLSQSHREKSISSESSCVSMEGDSSLDSPVKCKGRDTSTDLSHDSQLVQSNFKSNLLKKFQCLYEGTAKQGNPTLLNEIYTELYITESESGEINNEHEVRQIETQSRRTATEYKPIKCNDIFRPLAGQDKAIRTVLTKGVAGIGKTVSVQKFIVDWAEGKENQDLQLIFPLPFRELNLMKDKTLSLLNLLHDFFLETKEIEISSDENKVLFIFDGLDECRLSLDFQSCVRLSDVSELASVDVLLMNLILGNLLPSALIWITSRPAAADLIPSECVHRVTEVRGFSDPQKEEYFRKRISDQNLANTVITHLKSSRSLHIMCHIPVFCWISATVLEKMLNEAESGEIPKTLTQMYTHFLIIQTNIKHEKDYERKVKDENIGKLGKLAFEQLVKGNLIFYEEDLRESGIDVTEASVYSGLCTQIFREEFGLFQGKFFCFVHLSIQEHLAALYAHLSFTDKNRNVFDQTKQSVLSIFFKWMSSLSGLHQSAVDEALQSKNGHLDLFLRFLLGLSLESNQILLQELLTHTGRYSYNKEKTVQYIKQKIKENRSPERSINLFHCLKELGDDSLMQEIQDYLKSGQIRETKLSSSQWSALVYVLLTSDQQMDVFDLKQFIGAQNTADEVLQKLLPVVKESRSVLLSDCGVTDKGCAALASALRLNPSHLRELDLFGNKLGALAVNLLSDLLKDPHCTLEKLKLRDCGVEYKGCSALASALRSNPSHLKQLDLSGNKLRSSTMSLLSDLLKDPHCKLETLWLKNCGVTYEGCAALASALRSNPSHLRQLDLSGNKLRGSDVKLLSDLKDDPHYKLKTLKF